One Methanohalophilus mahii DSM 5219 genomic window carries:
- the moaA gene encoding GTP 3',8-cyclase MoaA has product MTPEKHLTDSYGRTIKSLRISITDRCNLNCIYCHNEGNMKVADEMSAQKISDIIKAASMYGVDRVKFSGGEPLVRRDFEDILKSLPPLKDVSATTNGILLEERARSLKDAGLDRINVSLDSIDDRNYSLITAANPGDVHKVLRGIEKAIEVGLTPVKLNMVMLKGVNEDKIDQMLEFVRKHKGNTILQLIQLMDFQDVIKYQVDVEEIEKQLEEKADEVRVRKMHRRKKYIIDGAEVEVVRPIDNTEFCANCNRLRVTADGKLKPCLLVNDNLVDTKGANAEDIPRLLEEVVKKRVPYYRGNVTEG; this is encoded by the coding sequence ATGACTCCTGAAAAACATCTCACTGATTCCTACGGACGCACCATAAAGAGCCTCAGAATATCGATTACTGACAGATGTAATCTCAATTGTATTTATTGCCACAATGAAGGGAATATGAAAGTGGCAGATGAAATGTCAGCCCAGAAAATATCTGATATCATCAAGGCAGCCAGCATGTATGGAGTGGACAGGGTGAAATTCTCTGGCGGAGAGCCGCTTGTCCGCAGGGATTTCGAGGATATACTGAAAAGCCTGCCCCCCTTGAAGGATGTATCTGCAACTACCAACGGGATACTGCTGGAAGAAAGGGCCCGGAGCCTCAAGGACGCAGGACTGGACCGGATAAATGTAAGTTTGGATAGTATTGATGACAGAAACTACAGTTTGATTACTGCAGCAAATCCGGGTGATGTACACAAGGTTCTCAGGGGAATCGAAAAAGCAATCGAAGTTGGCCTTACTCCTGTAAAGCTGAACATGGTAATGCTCAAAGGGGTCAATGAAGATAAAATCGATCAGATGCTTGAATTTGTCCGTAAGCACAAAGGCAACACCATATTACAACTCATACAGCTAATGGATTTCCAGGATGTTATAAAATATCAGGTTGACGTGGAAGAAATTGAAAAACAACTTGAAGAAAAGGCCGATGAAGTCCGGGTACGTAAAATGCACCGCCGCAAAAAGTACATCATCGACGGTGCTGAAGTTGAAGTCGTAAGACCCATCGACAATACTGAATTCTGTGCCAACTGCAACAGGCTGCGTGTGACAGCCGACGGGAAACTCAAACCATGCCTGTTGGTTAATGATAATCTTGTGGATACAAAAGGTGCAAATGCAGAAGATATTCCACGATTGCTGGAAGAAGTTGTGAAAAAAAGGGTGCCTTATTACAGAGGAAACGTAACTGAAGGCTAA
- the nifS gene encoding cysteine desulfurase NifS, with product MKNNNKNTGNTVYLDHAATTFTDPVVLETMLPYFTENFGNPSSPYNIAHISREALDKARQQVADAINADTEEIYFTSGGTESDNWAIKGVAFANRKRGNHIITSAIEHHAVLHTCQWLEKQGFEVTYLPVDKYGQVRTEDVKRAIRGDTILISVMLANNEIGTIQPIPEIGRIARKKGIYFHTDAVQGIGQIPVDVEALNVDLLSLSSHKFYGPKGVGALYIKKGSRIDNHSHGGAQEKKKRAGTENVPGIVGMGAAIEQAISQLEEHAAHMKKLRTRLLEGLLQIPATHLAGHPEKRLPNNVNVIFEYIEGESILLMLNSFSIAASTGSACTSASLEPSHVLIACGFPHEIAHGSLRLTLGKENTEDDVDYVLQIIEPIIKRLRAMSPMTPEELRK from the coding sequence ATGAAAAACAATAATAAGAATACAGGCAATACCGTCTATCTGGACCATGCAGCCACCACCTTTACGGATCCAGTGGTTTTAGAGACAATGTTGCCGTATTTCACCGAGAATTTTGGCAATCCCTCCTCACCTTACAACATCGCCCACATATCCAGAGAAGCGCTCGATAAAGCCCGTCAGCAGGTAGCCGATGCCATCAATGCGGACACCGAAGAGATATATTTCACAAGTGGGGGGACCGAATCCGATAACTGGGCTATTAAGGGCGTTGCATTTGCCAACAGGAAACGGGGCAACCATATAATCACTTCCGCCATTGAACATCATGCAGTCCTGCATACATGCCAGTGGCTGGAAAAACAGGGATTTGAGGTAACCTATCTACCAGTGGACAAATACGGACAGGTCAGAACAGAGGATGTAAAAAGAGCCATCCGGGGCGATACCATCCTGATATCTGTAATGCTGGCAAACAACGAAATCGGCACAATTCAGCCAATCCCGGAGATCGGCAGGATAGCCCGGAAGAAGGGTATCTATTTTCACACGGATGCAGTGCAGGGGATTGGCCAGATACCTGTAGATGTGGAAGCCCTGAATGTGGATTTACTCTCCCTCTCTTCCCACAAGTTCTACGGGCCAAAGGGAGTAGGTGCCCTGTATATCAAAAAAGGCAGCCGGATCGATAACCATAGCCATGGGGGTGCCCAGGAAAAGAAAAAAAGGGCAGGCACAGAAAATGTTCCCGGTATTGTGGGAATGGGCGCAGCTATCGAACAGGCAATATCTCAACTGGAAGAACATGCCGCTCACATGAAAAAGCTGAGAACACGGTTGTTAGAAGGCCTTCTGCAGATTCCGGCCACCCACCTTGCAGGCCATCCCGAAAAACGCCTGCCCAACAATGTGAACGTGATCTTTGAGTACATAGAAGGGGAATCCATCCTGTTGATGCTGAATTCGTTCTCTATTGCAGCTTCTACCGGCAGTGCCTGCACCTCGGCTTCCCTTGAACCGTCCCATGTGCTCATTGCCTGTGGATTCCCCCATGAAATCGCACACGGATCCCTACGCCTGACCCTGGGTAAGGAGAATACGGAAGATGATGTGGATTACGTTCTCCAGATAATAGAACCGATTATCAAAAGACTCAGGGCAATGTCACCTATGACACCAGAGGAACTGAGGAAGTGA
- the larE gene encoding ATP-dependent sacrificial sulfur transferase LarE, with amino-acid sequence MTNNKLKQLENFIQSTGPIAILFSGGVDSSLLSVVSREVHGDKHICILLNSPFIPEYAVRRAKQTANEYGLKLHILDIDPLEYENIRMNPRDRCYHCKKKVIEVARKYAASLGYTVIADGTNVSDTQTLRPGLAASREEGILHPFVSANITKADIRQIAKQKDCDFWDLPSSACLASRIPYGEMLDAGKLGRAEEGEDILHRMGFLQCRMRLHDGGALARIEVPAEQITTAVLKKDDLIRQLKTTGITHVCLDLEGYRSGSMDET; translated from the coding sequence ATGACAAATAACAAATTGAAACAACTGGAAAATTTCATACAATCCACCGGCCCAATTGCAATTCTTTTTTCAGGAGGTGTGGACAGCAGTCTGCTTTCGGTTGTCTCCAGGGAAGTACATGGAGATAAACATATTTGCATCCTGTTGAATTCCCCATTCATACCCGAATATGCGGTACGCAGGGCAAAACAAACTGCCAATGAATACGGATTAAAGCTGCATATACTGGATATAGATCCCCTTGAATATGAAAATATAAGAATGAACCCGAGGGATCGCTGCTATCACTGTAAGAAGAAAGTAATAGAAGTTGCAAGGAAATATGCTGCCTCCCTGGGCTATACAGTTATTGCCGACGGTACCAATGTCTCGGATACACAGACATTGCGACCCGGGCTTGCAGCCAGCCGGGAAGAGGGAATACTTCATCCTTTCGTGTCTGCAAATATCACCAAAGCGGATATCAGGCAGATAGCGAAACAAAAAGATTGCGACTTCTGGGACCTGCCTTCTTCTGCCTGTCTGGCCTCACGTATACCCTATGGCGAAATGCTGGACGCCGGGAAACTCGGAAGGGCCGAAGAGGGGGAAGACATTCTGCACAGAATGGGATTTTTACAATGCAGGATGAGGTTGCATGACGGGGGGGCCCTTGCCCGTATAGAGGTCCCCGCTGAACAAATCACAACGGCTGTCCTGAAAAAGGATGATCTGATCAGGCAGCTGAAAACTACAGGTATCACCCATGTCTGCCTGGACCTCGAAGGTTACAGAAGCGGCAGCATGGATGAGACCTGA
- a CDS encoding coiled-coil domain-containing protein, producing the protein MDFLKKLFGKDRDEPEELHLEFENLFEWSKTRYERQVNAAKPLISDLYSVIDNKLEQLRIDKKAFMAATPIESADKKMGKIADSNRDVIVSNLEILDEKIIVPNDNSVEGAYAFYTESVSHLDTFLDNTRKSMLYAKSLYPTEYNKINADLANLNHALSDLFSAIEKPRNKLDMINNIFVDVEDIHNLESEIMDCRDKIQELENKYSSLDENVQDAKSDLEKLIAGSEYPRAEAINSEIEEVRQQLLNVEADIKRMFTPLSKALSRMQKQDENGIHTLSPQVRNILDIVVNDPVSALDHDLDPLYDELILRLQSDSLGLKDKKKDKTLEQVHSIKNSSSLKSLYESKTEYNNILRQLRGQLDQMDVYRQKTSMEKDISKKQEALLSTQDKLEDEKKCLESLEEQLVNAKSKLSSHVNDAFEEDIEIHFR; encoded by the coding sequence ATGGATTTCCTCAAGAAACTATTTGGTAAGGACAGGGATGAGCCTGAAGAGTTACATCTGGAATTTGAAAATCTCTTTGAATGGAGTAAAACCAGGTATGAAAGGCAAGTTAACGCCGCAAAACCTCTTATAAGTGATCTGTATTCGGTGATTGACAATAAACTTGAACAGCTCAGGATCGACAAAAAGGCCTTCATGGCTGCCACGCCGATTGAATCAGCTGATAAGAAAATGGGTAAGATCGCAGATTCAAACCGGGATGTTATTGTTAGTAATCTGGAAATACTTGATGAGAAAATCATTGTCCCGAATGATAATTCTGTAGAGGGTGCTTATGCCTTCTATACTGAATCGGTTTCCCATCTGGATACTTTTCTGGACAATACCCGAAAAAGCATGCTTTATGCAAAGAGTCTCTATCCCACTGAATATAATAAAATAAACGCAGACCTTGCAAACCTGAATCATGCTTTAAGTGATTTATTTTCGGCAATTGAAAAGCCCCGGAATAAGCTGGATATGATCAACAATATATTTGTCGATGTTGAAGATATTCATAATCTTGAATCTGAAATAATGGATTGTCGGGATAAGATTCAGGAATTAGAGAATAAATATTCCTCCCTGGATGAAAATGTACAGGATGCAAAATCTGATCTTGAAAAGTTGATTGCAGGTTCGGAATATCCACGGGCAGAAGCAATTAACAGTGAGATTGAAGAGGTCAGGCAACAGCTCCTGAATGTAGAAGCTGATATTAAAAGAATGTTCACCCCACTGTCCAAAGCATTATCCAGAATGCAAAAACAGGATGAAAACGGAATTCATACCCTATCGCCACAAGTTCGCAATATACTTGATATTGTCGTGAATGATCCTGTCTCGGCACTGGATCACGATCTTGATCCTCTATATGATGAATTAATTCTGAGGCTTCAAAGTGATTCACTTGGTCTGAAGGATAAAAAGAAAGATAAAACTCTTGAACAGGTACATTCAATAAAAAACTCTTCTTCTCTCAAATCCTTATATGAAAGTAAAACGGAATACAATAACATTCTCAGGCAGTTGAGGGGCCAATTGGACCAAATGGATGTGTATCGCCAGAAAACTTCCATGGAAAAGGATATTTCAAAAAAGCAAGAGGCTTTGCTTTCCACACAGGATAAACTGGAAGATGAAAAAAAATGTCTGGAATCCCTGGAAGAGCAGCTGGTAAATGCAAAATCGAAATTGAGTTCACATGTGAATGATGCATTTGAGGAGGATATCGAGATACATTTCAGGTAA
- a CDS encoding BCCT family transporter, translated as MQIKASPGFQVNPHVFYVSAVLVLFFVSIGVFFTEKLSVIFGSLQNIIVVNFGWFYILSVAFFLLFVVWLYFSPYGNIRLGKDSDRPEYKDTTWFAMLFSAGMGIGLLFYSVAEPILHLASPRDTAPGTIEAAVEAMNLTFFHWGLHAWAIYIVVGLSLAYFSYRHDMPLTIRSTMYPLFGDRIYGIRGNIVEVLAIFGTLFGVATSLGLGVMQINAGMDYLGLMSVSVNNQILLIVFITLAATTSVMSGLNRGIRILSQVNILLGLTLVTFVFIVGPSVFLLGSYVQSIGYYLQNIVYLTFQTDAFTGLEWQKMWTMFYWGWWISWSPFVGMFIARVSRGRTIREFIRGVLLAPAIVTFIWIIVFGNTAIHMEVFGNGGIVNAVQTSIPTALYVLLDKLPGSLLSSALATIVVMTFFVTSSDSGSLVISILSSGGDPKPAIPLRLFWSLLQGAVAAVLLLTGGLVGLQTAALTTALPFCVVLILMCYSISKGLKTEVDGYRVIASEKKPPENTSDNKTKQLVGELFEGGSK; from the coding sequence ATGCAGATAAAGGCAAGTCCCGGGTTTCAGGTAAATCCTCATGTTTTTTATGTATCGGCAGTCCTGGTGTTATTTTTCGTATCCATAGGAGTCTTTTTTACAGAAAAACTATCTGTAATTTTTGGATCGTTACAGAATATAATTGTGGTTAATTTTGGATGGTTCTATATTCTATCAGTTGCTTTTTTCCTTCTATTTGTTGTATGGTTGTATTTCAGTCCCTATGGAAACATAAGGCTGGGCAAGGATTCGGACCGGCCGGAATATAAGGACACAACCTGGTTTGCAATGCTTTTCAGTGCGGGTATGGGCATAGGGCTGCTTTTCTATAGTGTTGCAGAACCAATTCTTCATCTCGCGTCTCCCCGGGACACCGCACCGGGTACAATAGAGGCGGCAGTTGAAGCGATGAATCTCACTTTTTTCCACTGGGGACTCCATGCCTGGGCAATATATATCGTGGTGGGGCTTTCCCTTGCATATTTCTCCTACAGGCATGATATGCCTCTTACCATTCGCTCTACAATGTATCCATTGTTTGGTGACAGGATATATGGAATACGTGGAAATATTGTGGAAGTACTGGCCATCTTCGGCACATTGTTTGGTGTTGCCACCTCACTGGGCCTGGGTGTGATGCAGATCAATGCAGGAATGGATTATCTTGGCCTGATGTCGGTATCTGTAAATAACCAGATATTGCTGATTGTATTCATAACTCTTGCAGCCACTACTTCTGTGATGTCGGGTCTGAACAGGGGCATACGTATATTGAGTCAGGTCAATATCCTGTTGGGTCTTACCCTTGTCACATTCGTCTTTATCGTAGGTCCTTCTGTTTTCCTTTTGGGTTCATATGTACAAAGTATAGGTTACTATTTGCAAAACATTGTTTATCTTACATTCCAGACCGATGCATTCACTGGCCTCGAATGGCAGAAAATGTGGACCATGTTCTACTGGGGCTGGTGGATCTCCTGGTCACCCTTTGTTGGCATGTTCATTGCACGTGTATCCCGGGGGCGCACAATCAGGGAATTTATCAGGGGAGTATTGCTTGCTCCTGCAATTGTAACTTTCATCTGGATTATTGTCTTTGGTAATACGGCAATTCATATGGAAGTATTTGGCAATGGTGGTATTGTAAATGCTGTCCAGACAAGTATTCCGACTGCCCTTTATGTCCTGTTGGATAAATTGCCGGGTTCTCTGCTAAGTTCTGCTCTTGCAACGATTGTCGTAATGACTTTCTTTGTCACATCGTCTGATTCGGGTTCTCTTGTGATTTCCATCCTTTCCTCAGGGGGAGATCCCAAACCGGCAATTCCCCTGAGGCTATTCTGGTCCCTGCTTCAGGGTGCTGTTGCAGCTGTTCTTCTGTTGACAGGGGGGCTTGTGGGTTTGCAGACAGCTGCCCTTACCACGGCTCTGCCGTTCTGTGTCGTTTTAATTCTGATGTGTTACAGCATATCGAAGGGATTAAAAACCGAGGTTGATGGCTACAGGGTCATAGCTTCGGAGAAAAAACCGCCGGAAAATACATCAGATAATAAAACTAAACAACTGGTAGGAGAACTTTTCGAAGGTGGGTCCAAATGA
- the nifU gene encoding Fe-S cluster assembly scaffold protein NifU: MMYSEKVMEHFMNPHNVGEMEDADGVGEVGNPQCGDIMRIYLKIEDNVIADAKFMTFGCGAAIASSSMATELIKGKTLEQAWKVTNKAVAEALEGLPPVKMHCSVLAEEGIHKAINDYREKQGLKPLEEKPDAE; this comes from the coding sequence ATGATGTACAGTGAAAAAGTAATGGAACATTTCATGAATCCCCATAACGTCGGGGAAATGGAAGATGCCGACGGGGTGGGGGAAGTGGGGAACCCCCAGTGCGGAGATATTATGCGAATATACCTCAAGATAGAGGACAATGTGATTGCGGATGCCAAATTCATGACCTTCGGATGTGGGGCTGCTATTGCTTCCAGCAGTATGGCAACCGAGCTTATCAAGGGCAAAACCCTTGAACAGGCCTGGAAGGTCACAAACAAGGCAGTGGCCGAAGCTCTTGAGGGATTGCCCCCCGTAAAAATGCACTGTTCGGTGCTTGCGGAAGAAGGTATCCACAAGGCAATCAATGACTACAGGGAAAAACAGGGCCTGAAGCCCCTGGAGGAAAAGCCCGATGCTGAATGA
- a CDS encoding HesA/MoeB/ThiF family protein — translation MLNDVDKELYSRQIMMIGEDGQDKLKGATVLVAGCGGLGSPVLNYLAVAGIGHIRLIDKDTVELSNLNRQILHWHRNIGKPKSLSAQEKLGELNPNIKLEAINAEINADNADELAQGVDIIVDALDNYDTRVLLNRMAINKGVPLVHGAVHGFHGQVTTIIPGKTPCIECLIPEKPPKEIFPIIGCTAGIVGTMQANEVIKYLLGREDLHSGHIVMWDGRSGTLDRMKICRRMDCPECGHL, via the coding sequence ATGCTGAATGATGTGGATAAGGAACTTTACAGCCGCCAGATCATGATGATCGGAGAAGACGGCCAAGATAAACTCAAAGGGGCAACCGTACTTGTGGCCGGCTGCGGGGGGCTTGGCTCTCCCGTTTTGAATTACCTGGCCGTTGCCGGGATCGGCCATATCCGGCTTATCGATAAGGATACCGTTGAGCTGAGCAATCTCAACAGGCAGATATTACACTGGCACCGGAACATCGGGAAACCCAAAAGCCTATCTGCTCAGGAGAAGCTAGGTGAACTCAACCCCAATATAAAGCTGGAAGCAATCAATGCAGAGATCAATGCCGATAATGCGGATGAACTAGCGCAGGGAGTAGATATTATAGTCGATGCCCTGGATAACTACGACACCAGGGTTTTGCTCAACAGGATGGCAATCAATAAAGGTGTGCCTCTGGTCCACGGTGCTGTCCACGGATTCCACGGCCAGGTCACAACGATCATCCCGGGAAAAACACCTTGTATCGAATGCCTCATACCCGAAAAACCACCAAAAGAAATATTCCCGATCATCGGTTGCACCGCAGGTATCGTAGGTACGATGCAGGCAAACGAGGTGATCAAGTATCTGCTTGGCCGGGAAGATTTACATAGCGGCCATATTGTAATGTGGGATGGCAGGAGCGGAACGTTAGACAGGATGAAAATATGCCGCAGGATGGACTGCCCAGAGTGCGGCCATTTATAA
- a CDS encoding cobyrinate a,c-diamide synthase, which translates to MKKSIVIAGTHSGVGKTTVSMGIMAALTRRGMNVQPYKVGPDYIDPTHHTAICGRPSRNLDTFMMGEEGVRQSFHCSYGNADIGVVEGVMGLFDGMNSSDLASSAHVAKSLGAPVILVVNVHGMSRSAAALIKGYSEFDSDVRIDGVVLNRVGSPRHAQMIRDALGDVPVVGALPRNQDLTVPSRHLGLHMADERDYDLERLGNFIEENIDLDSVLSLANDPRPAAPEECIVNREVDVTIGVAMDSAFCFYYQDMLDYFRRSGAEIKFFSPLEGEIPDVDGMYFGGGYPELHIAELEKSRTTHKLKDLSADGMPIYGECGGLQYLCTSYEIEDRIYKMADLFPAETVMTKKLQALGYTKGYADSPIFRGEVRGHEFHYSVTDCACDSRLAYTMERGKGIVDGMDGIYEHNSVASYMHAHPGSFPVDDFVQSCRKYKQR; encoded by the coding sequence ATGAAGAAATCAATAGTTATTGCAGGCACACACAGTGGAGTCGGTAAAACAACCGTTTCCATGGGTATTATGGCGGCCCTGACCCGCCGGGGGATGAACGTCCAGCCCTATAAGGTGGGGCCGGATTACATCGATCCCACTCATCATACCGCAATCTGCGGCAGACCCTCAAGGAATCTTGATACATTCATGATGGGTGAGGAAGGTGTCCGGCAGAGTTTTCATTGCAGCTACGGGAATGCGGATATAGGAGTCGTTGAAGGTGTAATGGGTCTTTTTGACGGAATGAATTCCTCGGATCTTGCAAGTTCGGCTCATGTGGCCAAATCCCTGGGTGCTCCTGTGATTCTTGTAGTTAATGTGCACGGCATGTCCAGAAGTGCTGCAGCCCTTATCAAAGGCTACTCTGAATTTGACAGTGATGTACGTATCGATGGTGTGGTTCTTAACCGCGTGGGAAGTCCCAGACATGCTCAAATGATCAGGGATGCCCTGGGGGATGTGCCGGTAGTTGGTGCCCTGCCTCGTAACCAGGACCTGACCGTCCCTTCCCGTCATCTTGGTTTGCACATGGCTGATGAACGGGATTATGATCTGGAAAGACTGGGTAACTTCATTGAAGAGAACATTGATCTGGATAGTGTGCTATCCCTGGCAAACGACCCTCGCCCGGCTGCCCCTGAGGAATGCATCGTCAACAGGGAGGTCGATGTGACAATAGGTGTTGCAATGGACAGTGCTTTTTGTTTCTACTATCAGGATATGCTGGACTATTTTCGCAGGTCAGGGGCTGAAATCAAATTCTTCAGTCCGCTTGAAGGTGAAATTCCTGATGTGGACGGCATGTACTTTGGAGGCGGGTATCCCGAGCTCCATATAGCAGAACTTGAAAAGTCACGGACAACTCACAAGCTCAAGGACCTTTCAGCAGACGGAATGCCAATCTACGGTGAATGTGGTGGTCTGCAATATCTCTGCACTTCCTACGAGATAGAGGACAGGATCTACAAAATGGCTGATCTTTTCCCTGCCGAGACCGTCATGACGAAAAAACTGCAGGCGCTGGGCTACACTAAAGGGTATGCCGATTCCCCCATATTCAGGGGAGAAGTACGTGGTCATGAATTCCATTACTCTGTAACAGATTGTGCTTGCGACAGCCGTCTGGCTTACACTATGGAGCGGGGTAAAGGAATTGTTGATGGTATGGATGGTATCTATGAACACAATTCTGTGGCAAGTTACATGCATGCCCACCCCGGCTCATTCCCGGTGGATGATTTTGTACAAAGCTGTCGCAAGTACAAACAACGCTGA
- a CDS encoding transcriptional regulator — protein MKRENMKIETPCQVVVWDVLPAIRAALAKELVDNGVTQQEVARLFGMAPSAVSQYLTKKRGYRIEFDDNIKVSIANLAADIQNGKVDDLSHRFCDICRQLRADDACPAGED, from the coding sequence ATGAAGCGTGAGAATATGAAAATTGAAACTCCGTGTCAGGTTGTGGTGTGGGATGTCCTGCCCGCCATAAGGGCCGCCCTTGCAAAAGAATTGGTGGATAATGGTGTAACCCAACAGGAAGTGGCCAGGCTTTTCGGGATGGCGCCGTCAGCGGTTTCCCAGTACCTTACCAAAAAAAGGGGGTACAGGATTGAATTTGATGACAACATAAAAGTTTCCATTGCAAATCTTGCGGCCGATATCCAGAATGGTAAAGTAGATGATCTGTCGCACAGATTTTGCGACATCTGCCGCCAGCTGAGGGCGGATGACGCCTGTCCTGCTGGTGAAGACTGA
- the surE gene encoding 5'/3'-nucleotidase SurE produces MSKKILLTNDDGVYSAGIRAAYKSVDSLGDVTIAAPAFQQSGVGRSISIFEPLRMNRTKIDGVDAYAIGGTPTDSVILGIFSVMKEKPDLIVSGFNIGENISTDTATTSGTVGAALEGASYGIPAIAVSIQVIEQGLKFDDLRDYEHDFEVGIRVVNRIAKKVLEHGLPENVDVLNVNLPHDVKEDTEIEITRLARKFFNMEVEERHDPRGRPYYWLAGDPMPDGEEGTDVHAVTRKGHISITPLSLDSTSRVDNSEIEKLF; encoded by the coding sequence ATGTCGAAAAAAATTCTGCTGACCAATGATGACGGTGTGTATTCCGCTGGTATACGTGCTGCTTACAAAAGTGTGGATTCACTGGGCGATGTGACGATTGCTGCACCGGCTTTTCAGCAAAGCGGTGTAGGGCGGTCTATTTCTATTTTTGAGCCCCTGCGGATGAACCGTACAAAGATAGATGGCGTGGATGCTTATGCAATAGGCGGTACTCCCACTGATTCAGTGATACTGGGGATATTTTCGGTTATGAAAGAAAAACCCGATCTTATTGTATCGGGATTCAATATCGGGGAAAATATCAGTACGGATACCGCCACTACCTCAGGAACCGTGGGTGCGGCACTGGAAGGTGCAAGTTATGGTATCCCTGCAATTGCGGTTTCCATCCAGGTCATAGAACAGGGTCTCAAGTTCGATGACCTGCGGGATTATGAACATGATTTCGAGGTTGGTATCAGGGTAGTGAACAGGATTGCGAAAAAGGTCCTGGAACACGGGCTGCCTGAAAATGTGGATGTATTGAATGTAAACCTGCCGCATGATGTGAAAGAAGATACCGAGATTGAGATCACCCGCCTTGCAAGGAAGTTTTTCAATATGGAAGTGGAAGAGCGTCATGATCCCAGGGGCAGGCCATATTACTGGCTGGCAGGTGACCCGATGCCAGATGGTGAAGAAGGTACTGATGTACATGCCGTTACCCGGAAGGGGCACATATCGATAACACCTCTGAGTCTGGATTCGACTTCTCGGGTGGATAACTCGGAAATAGAAAAATTATTTTGA